Sequence from the Candidatus Methylopumilus planktonicus genome:
TATGCCTAAAGTCCAAGAGAAGGTAAAGGATATTTTTGGCAAAGAGCCTAGAAAAGATGTGAATCCTGATGAAGCGGTAGCTGTAGGCGCTGCAATTCAAGGGGGCGTTCTTCAAGGCGATGTAAAAGATGTATTGCTGCTTGATGTAACTCCTTTGAGTTTAGGGATTGAAACACTAGGAAGTGTCATGACTAAACTTATTAAGAAAAATACAACAATCCCTACGAAAGCATCTCAAGTATTCTCAACAGCGGAAGACAATCAAAATGCTGTGACAATTCATGTCCTTCAAGGTGAGCGTGAGATTGCTTCAGGCAATAAGAGCCTAGGTCAATTTAATTTGACTGATATACCTCCAGCACAAAGAGGTATGCCGCAAATTGAAGTGACATTCGATATTGATGCCAACGGTATCTTGCATGTATCAGCTAAAGATAAAGCTACTGGCAAAGAAAATAAGATCACGATCAAAGCAAATAGTGGACTTAGCGAAGAAGAAATTAAAAAAATGGAGGATGATGCAGTTAAATACGCTGATGAAGACCGTAAGATTAGAGAACTTGTGGATGTTAAAAACGCTGCAGATGGCATGATTCATTCAGTAAAAAAATCAATCACTGACCATGGGGATAAATTAGATGCTGAAGAAAAAGAAAAAATTGAATCTACTATAAAATCTTTAGAAGAGTCTTTGAAGACTGACAACAAGGAAGAGATTGAGGCTAAAACTAAAGAGCTTATGGAGTCATCGCAAAAACTAGGTGAGAAAATATATGCTGAACAACAAGCCCAACAACCTAACGCTGGCTCAGCGCCTCAGGAAGAAAAAACGGTTGATGCTGAAGTTATGGATGCTGAATTTGAAGAAGTAAAACAAGACAAATAACTTTTAACCACTAAAACAACATCATAAATTCTGATGTTGTTTTTCTTTTTGAAAAAAATATCATGGCGACCAAAAAAGATTATTACGAGACTCTTGGTGTATCTCGTGACGCTTCAGAAGATGAAATAAAAAAAGCTTATCGCAAGCTTGCGATGAAATTTCATCCTGATCGCAATCCTGATAATCCAAAAGCTGAAGAAAATTTTAAAGTAGCCAAAGAAGCTTACGAAATACTTTCGGACTCACAAAAAAGATCAAGTTACGATCAGTATGGTCATGCAGGTGTAGATCCAAGCATGGGTGGCTCTGGATCTGCAGGGTATTCGGACTTTAATGATGCCTTTGGTGATATTTTTGGTGATATTTTTGGCGGGGGTCGTGGCAGTCAAAAGTCTAATGTATATCGTGGAGCTGATCTTCGTTACAACATGGAAATCAGTTTAGAAGATGCGGCAAAGGGCACGGAAACAAAAATACGTATTCCTGTTATGACTTCTTGTGAGCCATGTAAAGGAACTGGCGCTAAACCTGGTACACAACCCGTCTCTTGTGATACATGTAATGGTCATGGCCAAGTTCGAATGCAGCAAGGGTTTTTCTCTGTTCAACAAACATGTCCTAAGTGTCATGGAACAGGAAAAATTATCAAAGAGCCCTGTTCGACTTGTCATGGAGCTAGTCGTGTCAAACAAACTAAAACACTATCCGTTAAAATTCCTTTAGGTGTAGATGAAGGCGATCGAATTCGATTGTCAGGTGAAGGTGAGTCTGGGATTAATGGCGGTCCCCCGGGAGATCTTTACGTTGTAGTTCATCTTAAGAAACATGATTTATTTGAACGTGATGGTGGAAATTTGCATTGCGAAATGCCAATTAGTTTTTCTACTGCAGCCCTTGGTGGCGAAATTGAAGTGCCGACTTTAGATGGACATGCAAAAATGAAAATTCCTGCTGAAACACAAACAGGTGCTGTTTTTAGATTAAAAGGCAAAGGCATTAAGCCATTAAGACAAAATGTACCTGGCGATCTTCATTGTCATGTTTCTATAGAAACTCCTGTAAAGCTCACAGATAGACAAAAAGAATTATTAAAAGAACTTGAAGAGATCAATCAGTTAGATCGAGGCAAGCACAGCCCAAAGTCGAAAGGTTGGCTTGATAAAATGAAAGGTTTGTTTGATTGATTAAAAAGTGCCTGCTTGAATTAATTCAATTTTATAGCCATCTGGGTCTTCAATAAAAGCAATGACCGTTGCCCCATGTTGCATCGGGCCGGCCTCCCGAATAACTTTTCCACCCTTACTTTTAATTAGCTCACAACTTTTATATACGTCTTCATTTTCGATTGCAATATGCCCAAAGGCGTTACCTTTATCATAAGTTGTAACACCCCAATTATAAGTAAGCTCAATTACAGCATTGTCTTTTTCATCCCCGAATCCCACAAAGGCTAATGTAAATTTCCCATCCGGATATTCATGACGCCTTAAGAGTTTCATGCCTAAAATATTAGTATAAAAAGTGATTGATTTTTCTAAGTCACTGACACGAATCATAGTATGAAGGACGCGCATAGCTAATTTACTTTGTCTTTTTGCAGGTGATGATATTTGAGCATAAGATCTTCTTTAGACTCCTTATATTCCGGATGGAGAGGAATGCAATCAACGGGACATACCTCCTGACATTGAGGCCTATCAAAATGCCCAACACATTCTGTACATAACTGGGGATTAATTTCGTAAATGTGAATGCCCTGATAAATTGCATTATTTGGACATTCAGGCTCACATACGTCACAGTTAATACATTCGTCCGTAATCATTAAAGCCATGATTAACGTCCAGTTTTTTTCATGGCTTCCTTGACGATTGGAGATACAAATTGCTCTATATTTCCGCCCAAAGTAGCGACTTCCCTCACTAAGCTAGAGGAGACAAAAGTAAATTGCTCGGAAGGTGTTAAAAAAAGCGTTTCAACATTTGGATATAATTTACGATTCATGCCTGCTAATTGAAACTCATATTCAAAATCAGAAACAGCTCTGAGTCCTCTAATTACTACATGCGCATTTTGCGCTTCAACAAAGTCCATTAAAAGCCCATTAAAACCAATAACTTCAATTGCTTTATGCTCAGAAAATACAGCCTTAACTAAGCCTACCCTCTCCTCAAAAGAGAAAAAACATTTTTTACTTGGATTAGAGGCGACAGCTACGATAATTTTATCGAAAATTCTTGTGGCACGATGGGCAATATTCTCATGGCCTAATGTAATCGGGTCAAACGTTCCAGGATAAATGGCAATAGATGGGTTAGATTGAGTCATTATTTTTTAATGTAACAAGATGATAAAAGACATTACCCGCTTTTCTTTTTTTTGCAATATTAAATACGCTATATTCTTTTATGCTAGCTTCTGATTCAAAGTATATTAGCCCATCCTCTGATAAATGGTTAGCTAATTGAGGAAATAATTTATCTTCCCAGCTCTCATTAAAAGGTGGATCACAGAAAATAATATCGAACTTAGTAGTATTCTTTTCAAGGAACGTGAGCGCATCCGTGAGGTGAAGAACTGCTCCATCTGCTTGAAGGAGTTTTTGATTTTCTTGAATCATTTTAAAAACTTGAGGAGATTTTTCAATCATAACAACATTTTTAGCTCCCCTGGAGAGGGATTCAAAACCAATGACACCAGAACCTGAAAAAAGATCTAAACAAAGTTTACCGGTTAAATCTTGTTCTAACCAATTAAATAAAGTCTCTCTAACTCTTCCTGGGGTAGGCCTTAGTCCGGGGGCGTCAATGAAAGAAACATTTTTTCTTTTCCATGCTCCGCCAATAATTTTGACTTGATTTTTGACTATCTTCAAAAACTATTCTGCACCAACAATAATAGTCGTAAGTTTGTTAGGATCAATCTTATTTTTAAACGCTGTCTTTATTTGACTAATAGTTACTTTATTAATTTCCTGTATGTAATTATCGATATAAGAAATAGGTAAATCATAAAAAGCAATCATACTTAGATAATCAACAATTTTCGCATTGCTATCTAACCTTAACGGAAATCCCCCAACCAAATTTTGTTTGGCAGCCATAAGTTCTTTTTCGGATGGTCCCTCATCGATAAATTTTTTAACCGTGCTATTTACAATAGCAAGCGCTTCATCTGCTTGTTCTTTTTTTGTTTGCAACCCAATTTCAAGCGGGCCTTCAGCGTAGAGAGGCATAAAGTAACTATACACACTATAAACTAATCCTTTTTTCTCTCTCACCTCTTCCGTTAGTCTTGATACAAAACCACCACCACCTAAAATATAATTGCCGACATAAAGGGGAAAATAATCTTTTTCTCCGCGCTTTAATGCAGGCATGCCCATTAAAATATGCGCCTGTTTTGCTGGGTGTTGTATTTTTTTAACGCCAACATAATTTGGGCCTGTCACAGGACTGATATTATGCTTTGTATTTCCTTGAGGCAATCCTTGACTGATTGATTCACTTACTTTTCTGG
This genomic interval carries:
- the dnaJ gene encoding molecular chaperone DnaJ, encoding MATKKDYYETLGVSRDASEDEIKKAYRKLAMKFHPDRNPDNPKAEENFKVAKEAYEILSDSQKRSSYDQYGHAGVDPSMGGSGSAGYSDFNDAFGDIFGDIFGGGRGSQKSNVYRGADLRYNMEISLEDAAKGTETKIRIPVMTSCEPCKGTGAKPGTQPVSCDTCNGHGQVRMQQGFFSVQQTCPKCHGTGKIIKEPCSTCHGASRVKQTKTLSVKIPLGVDEGDRIRLSGEGESGINGGPPGDLYVVVHLKKHDLFERDGGNLHCEMPISFSTAALGGEIEVPTLDGHAKMKIPAETQTGAVFRLKGKGIKPLRQNVPGDLHCHVSIETPVKLTDRQKELLKELEEINQLDRGKHSPKSKGWLDKMKGLFD
- the gloA gene encoding lactoylglutathione lyase, which codes for MRVLHTMIRVSDLEKSITFYTNILGMKLLRRHEYPDGKFTLAFVGFGDEKDNAVIELTYNWGVTTYDKGNAFGHIAIENEDVYKSCELIKSKGGKVIREAGPMQHGATVIAFIEDPDGYKIELIQAGTF
- a CDS encoding YfhL family 4Fe-4S dicluster ferredoxin — its product is MALMITDECINCDVCEPECPNNAIYQGIHIYEINPQLCTECVGHFDRPQCQEVCPVDCIPLHPEYKESKEDLMLKYHHLQKDKVN
- the coaD gene encoding pantetheine-phosphate adenylyltransferase, yielding MTQSNPSIAIYPGTFDPITLGHENIAHRATRIFDKIIVAVASNPSKKCFFSFEERVGLVKAVFSEHKAIEVIGFNGLLMDFVEAQNAHVVIRGLRAVSDFEYEFQLAGMNRKLYPNVETLFLTPSEQFTFVSSSLVREVATLGGNIEQFVSPIVKEAMKKTGR
- the rsmD gene encoding 16S rRNA (guanine(966)-N(2))-methyltransferase RsmD, which codes for MKIVKNQVKIIGGAWKRKNVSFIDAPGLRPTPGRVRETLFNWLEQDLTGKLCLDLFSGSGVIGFESLSRGAKNVVMIEKSPQVFKMIQENQKLLQADGAVLHLTDALTFLEKNTTKFDIIFCDPPFNESWEDKLFPQLANHLSEDGLIYFESEASIKEYSVFNIAKKRKAGNVFYHLVTLKNNDSI